The proteins below come from a single Sorghum bicolor cultivar BTx623 chromosome 4, Sorghum_bicolor_NCBIv3, whole genome shotgun sequence genomic window:
- the LOC8077764 gene encoding defensin Tk-AMP-D1: MALCRRMAAPFFLVLLIIVAAETATARVVVEEKHCLSQSHSFSGMCFSHTNCDNVCKTEKFTGGKCKMDGTSRKCFCLKFC, translated from the exons ATGGCACTGTGTCGCCGCATGGCCGCACCATTCTTCCTCGTCCTTCTCATCATCGTCGCGGCAG AGACAGCGACGGCCAGGGTGGTCGTGGAGGAGAAGCACTGCCTGTCGCAAAGCCACTCGTTCAGTGGCATGTGCTTCAGCCACACCAACTGCGACAACGTATGCAAGACGGAGAAGTTCACAGGCGGCAAGTGCAAGATGGACGGCACCTCGCGCAAGTGCTTCTGCTTAAAATTCTGCTAG